One segment of Lepus europaeus isolate LE1 chromosome 16, mLepTim1.pri, whole genome shotgun sequence DNA contains the following:
- the SLC25A37 gene encoding mitoferrin-1 isoform X2, with protein MQSLNPDPKAQYTSIYGALRKIMQTEGFWRPLRGLNVMMMGAGPAHAMYFACYENMKRTLNDVFNHQGNSHLANGIAGSMATLLHDAVMNPAEVVKQRLQMYNSQHRSALSCVRTVWRTEGLGAFYRSYTTQLTMNIPFQSIHFITYEFLQEQVNPHRGYNPQSHIISGGLAGALAAAATTPLDVCKTLLNTQENMALSLANISGRLSGMANAFRTVYRLNGLAGYFKGIQARVIYQIPSTAISWSVYEFFKYILTKHQLDSRTPY; from the exons ATGCAGAGTTTGAATCCGGATCCCAAAGCCCAGTACACAAGTATCTACGGAGCCCTCAGGAAAATCATGCAGACTGAAGGCTTCTGGCGGCCCCTGCGGGGCCTCAACGTGATGATGATGGGCGCAGGGCCGGCCCACGCCATGTATTTTGCCTGCTATGAAAACATGAAAAGGACTTTAAATGACGTTTTCAACCACCAAGGAAACAGCCACCTAGCCAACG GGATAGCTGGGAGTATGGCCACCCTGCTCCACGATGCAGTAATGAATCCAGCAGAAG TTGTGAAGCAGCGCTTGCAGATGTACAACTCGCAGCACCGGTCAGCCCTCAGCTGCGTCCGGACGGTGTGGAGGACCGAGGGGTTGGGGGCCTTCTACCGGAGTTACACCACGCAGCTGACCATGAACATTCCCTTCCAGTCCATCCATTTCATCACCTATGAGTTTCTGCAGGAGCAGGTGAACCCTCACCGGGGCTACAACCCACAGTCCCACATCATCTCAGGCGGGCTGGCGGGGGCCCTGGCCGCAGCCGCCACCACCCCGCTGGACGTCTGTAAGACCCTCCTCAACACACAGGAGAACATGGCGCTCTCCTTGGCCAACATCAGTGGCCGGCTGTCAGGCATGGCCAACGCCTTCCGGACGGTGTACCGGCTCAACGGCCTGGCTGGCTACTTCAAGGGCATCCAGGCCCGGGTCATCTACCAGATCCCCTCCACGGCCATCTCCTGGTCCGTCTACGAGTTCTTCAAGTACATCCTCACGAAGCACCAGCTGGACAGTCGAACTCCATACTAA
- the SLC25A37 gene encoding mitoferrin-1 isoform X3 — protein MATLLHDAVMNPAEVVKQRLQMYNSQHRSALSCVRTVWRTEGLGAFYRSYTTQLTMNIPFQSIHFITYEFLQEQVNPHRGYNPQSHIISGGLAGALAAAATTPLDVCKTLLNTQENMALSLANISGRLSGMANAFRTVYRLNGLAGYFKGIQARVIYQIPSTAISWSVYEFFKYILTKHQLDSRTPY, from the exons ATGGCCACCCTGCTCCACGATGCAGTAATGAATCCAGCAGAAG TTGTGAAGCAGCGCTTGCAGATGTACAACTCGCAGCACCGGTCAGCCCTCAGCTGCGTCCGGACGGTGTGGAGGACCGAGGGGTTGGGGGCCTTCTACCGGAGTTACACCACGCAGCTGACCATGAACATTCCCTTCCAGTCCATCCATTTCATCACCTATGAGTTTCTGCAGGAGCAGGTGAACCCTCACCGGGGCTACAACCCACAGTCCCACATCATCTCAGGCGGGCTGGCGGGGGCCCTGGCCGCAGCCGCCACCACCCCGCTGGACGTCTGTAAGACCCTCCTCAACACACAGGAGAACATGGCGCTCTCCTTGGCCAACATCAGTGGCCGGCTGTCAGGCATGGCCAACGCCTTCCGGACGGTGTACCGGCTCAACGGCCTGGCTGGCTACTTCAAGGGCATCCAGGCCCGGGTCATCTACCAGATCCCCTCCACGGCCATCTCCTGGTCCGTCTACGAGTTCTTCAAGTACATCCTCACGAAGCACCAGCTGGACAGTCGAACTCCATACTAA